A genomic window from Sorex araneus isolate mSorAra2 chromosome 2, mSorAra2.pri, whole genome shotgun sequence includes:
- the LOC101557817 gene encoding olfactory receptor 7A5-like: MKPDNDGNVSEFILLGFSEDPELQPLIFGLFLSMYLITMLGNLLIILAVSSDPHLHTPMYFFLSNLSFVDICFTSTTVPHMLLSIHRESKATTYEGCMAQMFFVCVFAALDDFLLMVMAYDRLVAICHPLHYMVIMNPRLCGLLVLGSWIMSSLISFLQNILVLRLSFCTDLEIPNFFCELKLIVQVSCSDTFVNNVVMYISVVLVGGGPLAGILYSYSKIVSSICRIASTQGKMKAFSTCSSHLSVVSLFYCSCLGVYLSSAATHSSQSSSTASAMYTVVTPMLNPFIYSLRNRDIKRALNAFLVKGTTKGHLS, encoded by the coding sequence ATGAAGCCAGACAATGATGGAAATGTTTCAGAATTTATTCTTCTGGGATTTTCAGAAGATCCAGAGCTGCAGCCCCTCATCTTTGGACTTTTTCTTTCCATGTACCTGATCACcatgctggggaacctgctcatcatcctggccgtcagctcagacccccacctccacacgcccatgtacttcttcctgtccaacctgtccttcgtggacatctgcttcacctccaccacaGTCCCCCACATGCTGTTGAGTATACACAGAGAAAGTAAAGCAACAACCTATGAAGGGTGCATGGCTCAGATGttttttgtctgtgtttttgCAGCATTAGATGACTTTCTCCTGAtggtgatggcctatgaccgcttagtggccatctgccaccccctgcactacatggTTATCATGAACCCCCGACTCTGTGGACTGCTGGTTCTGGGATCTTGGATCATGAGCAGCCTGATATCTTTTTTACAGAATATATTGGTGTTACGCTTGTCCTTCTGCACAGATTTGGAAATACCCAACTTTTTTTGCGAACTCAAGTTGATAGTCCAGGTTTCCTGTTCAGACACCTTTGTTAATAACGTGGTGATGTATATTTCAGTTGTTCTCGTGGGTGGGGGGCCCCTAGCTGGGATCCTTTACTCTTACTCTAAGATAGTTTCCTCTATATGTAGAATCGCATCCACTCAGGGGAAGATGAAAGCCTTTTCTACGTGCTCATCTCACCTCTCAGTGGTCTCTTTATTCTACTGCTCTTGTCTTGGAGTGTATCTAAGCTCTGCTGCTACCCACAGCTCACAGTCCAGTTCAACCGCCTCTGCCATGTACactgtggtcacccccatgctgaaccccttcatctacagtctgagaaacagagacataaaGAGGGCCCTGAATGCATTCTTGGTGAAAGGAACTACAAAAGGACACTTGTCCTAG